In one Flavobacteriales bacterium genomic region, the following are encoded:
- the dnaX gene encoding DNA polymerase III subunit gamma/tau has protein sequence MEPFVVSARKYRPETFDTVVGQEAVTGTLKNAIRSGHLAQAFLFTGPRGVGKTTCARILARTINCENRNEDLTTCGVCEPCKSFREGHSLNIFELDAASNNSVDDIRNLILQVTIAPQVGEKKVYIIDEVHMLSQAAFNAFLKTLEEPPPYAIFILATTEKHKILPTILSRCQVFDFRRIQLADIAHHLGSIAKKEGIEAEPQALHVIAQKADGGLRDALSIFDQLVSFAGNRLTYQDVVKNLNVLDHEHYFSITDHIIRGDVPAALVEFNAILQNGFDGHLFVTGLARHFRDLLVSQDPRTLPLLEVSEDLVKRYGSQAQATPRELLIRGLDRLAQCDAQYKQSKEPRLLVELTLMQLCRLNGPAGNDPAAAAGAEKKSPDVSVAPVQAPAMAKASSSAHPPPAGAAEPPPASSDGYAPKRRLLRDHVSIKPVAPAQATPGGPAPLDTDEGPALPTATKEVNPALLLRVWGEYALARKREGKNSLHATLAAHDPEVTGPSAIRFAIVNEVQEKYMREEKPTLLSHLRRELADPALQLEVMKQEVVVKPRYTKLDRFNLMAERNPSLLRLREELDLDLG, from the coding sequence ATGGAGCCCTTCGTCGTCAGTGCCCGCAAGTACCGTCCGGAGACATTCGATACCGTCGTGGGCCAGGAGGCCGTCACCGGCACCCTGAAGAACGCCATCCGCAGCGGGCACCTGGCGCAGGCATTCCTCTTCACCGGCCCACGCGGCGTGGGCAAGACCACCTGTGCGCGTATCCTGGCGCGCACCATCAACTGCGAGAACCGCAACGAGGACCTCACCACCTGCGGGGTCTGCGAGCCCTGCAAGTCGTTCAGGGAGGGCCACAGCCTCAACATCTTCGAGCTCGATGCCGCCAGCAACAACAGCGTGGACGACATCCGCAACCTCATCCTGCAGGTGACCATCGCACCTCAGGTGGGCGAGAAGAAGGTGTACATCATCGACGAGGTGCACATGCTCAGCCAGGCCGCGTTCAACGCGTTCCTGAAGACCCTGGAGGAGCCCCCGCCGTACGCGATCTTCATCCTGGCCACCACCGAGAAGCACAAGATCCTGCCCACCATCCTCAGCCGGTGCCAGGTCTTCGATTTCCGGCGCATCCAGCTGGCGGACATCGCGCACCACCTCGGTTCCATCGCCAAGAAGGAGGGCATCGAGGCGGAGCCGCAGGCCCTGCATGTGATCGCCCAGAAAGCGGACGGCGGGCTGCGCGATGCCCTGAGCATCTTCGATCAGCTGGTGAGCTTCGCCGGGAACCGCCTCACCTACCAGGACGTGGTGAAGAACCTGAACGTGCTCGACCATGAGCATTACTTCAGCATCACCGACCACATCATCAGGGGCGATGTGCCCGCCGCCCTGGTGGAGTTCAATGCGATCCTGCAGAACGGCTTCGACGGGCACCTCTTCGTGACCGGACTGGCGCGGCATTTCCGCGATCTGCTGGTGAGCCAGGATCCCCGTACGCTGCCGCTGCTGGAAGTGAGCGAGGACCTGGTGAAGCGTTACGGCAGCCAGGCCCAGGCCACCCCGCGCGAGCTCCTCATCCGAGGGCTCGACCGCCTGGCCCAGTGCGATGCGCAGTACAAGCAGAGCAAGGAGCCCCGCCTGCTGGTGGAGCTCACCCTGATGCAGCTGTGCCGGCTGAACGGCCCGGCGGGCAACGACCCAGCGGCAGCGGCTGGGGCTGAAAAAAAAAGCCCTGACGTGAGCGTGGCGCCGGTGCAAGCCCCGGCGATGGCCAAGGCTTCATCCTCCGCCCATCCCCCGCCGGCCGGTGCAGCCGAGCCGCCTCCCGCAAGCAGCGATGGCTACGCGCCCAAACGGCGGCTCTTGCGGGACCATGTGAGCATCAAGCCGGTGGCACCGGCACAGGCAACGCCAGGGGGGCCTGCCCCGCTCGATACCGACGAGGGGCCCGCGCTGCCCACGGCCACCAAGGAGGTGAATCCGGCGCTCCTTCTCAGGGTGTGGGGTGAATATGCCCTGGCGCGCAAGCGCGAGGGCAAGAACAGCCTGCACGCCACGCTGGCGGCGCACGATCCGGAGGTGACGGGACCGAGCGCCATCCGCTTCGCCATCGTGAACGAGGTGCAGGAGAAATACATGCGGGAGGAGAAGCCGACCCTCCTCTCCCACCTCCGGCGCGAACTGGCCGACCCCGCGCTGCAGCTGGAGGTGATGAAGCAGGAAGTGGTGGTGAAGCCGCGCTACACCAAGCTCGACCGCTTCAACCTGATGGCGGAACGGAACCCTTCACTGCTGCGGCTGCGGGAGGAACTGGACCTTGACCTGGGGTGA
- the rpsF gene encoding 30S ribosomal protein S6, translated as MTNRYETVFILTPVLSEDQAKEAVKKFKDLIKAGRGKVHHEESWGMRKLAYPIQKKSSGFYHLIEFEADPAFVAKLETEYRRDERVIRFLTTRMDKHHLAFAERKRNKKKETNETANA; from the coding sequence ATGACCAACCGGTACGAGACCGTCTTCATTCTCACTCCCGTTTTGTCTGAGGACCAGGCAAAGGAGGCGGTAAAGAAGTTCAAAGACCTGATCAAAGCAGGCCGTGGAAAGGTCCACCACGAAGAGAGCTGGGGGATGCGCAAGCTCGCCTATCCCATCCAGAAGAAGTCCTCGGGCTTCTACCACCTGATCGAGTTCGAGGCGGACCCCGCGTTCGTCGCCAAGCTCGAGACCGAATACCGTCGGGATGAGCGCGTGATCCGGTTCCTCACCACCCGGATGGACAAGCACCATCTGGCCTTCGCCGAGCGCAAGCGCAACAAGAAGAAGGAGACGAACGAAACCGCCAACGCCTGA
- the rpsR gene encoding 30S ribosomal protein S18, with protein sequence MSAESTNSEIRYLTPIAIETKKEKYCRFKKMGITYIDYKDPDFLLRFVNEQGKILPRRLTGTSLKYQRKVGQAVKRCRHLALMPYVADMMK encoded by the coding sequence ATGAGCGCCGAGAGCACCAATAGCGAGATCCGCTACCTGACGCCGATCGCCATTGAGACGAAGAAGGAGAAGTACTGCCGCTTCAAGAAGATGGGCATTACTTACATCGACTACAAGGACCCCGATTTCCTCCTCCGTTTCGTGAATGAGCAGGGCAAGATCCTGCCCCGCCGCCTCACGGGCACCAGCCTCAAGTACCAGCGCAAGGTCGGCCAGGCCGTGAAGCGCTGCCGCCACCTGGCCCTGATGCCCTACGTGGCCGATATGATGAAGTAA
- the rplI gene encoding 50S ribosomal protein L9: MEVILKKDVEHLGYANDVVKVREGYARNYLLPRGLATVATPSERKQLAETLKQRAHKLAKIKADAEALAGSVEGKTLRIGAKVGEKGRIFGSVNTIMIADALKAMGFEVDRKSIKIKGEAIKAVGKYEAEVAFHRDVVRTIPFEVVEE; encoded by the coding sequence ATGGAAGTCATCCTGAAGAAAGACGTGGAGCACCTCGGCTACGCCAACGACGTAGTGAAAGTGCGCGAGGGCTATGCCCGGAACTATCTCCTGCCCCGCGGCCTGGCCACCGTGGCCACCCCCAGCGAGCGCAAACAGCTCGCTGAGACCCTGAAGCAGCGCGCCCACAAGCTCGCCAAGATCAAGGCCGATGCCGAGGCCTTGGCCGGCAGCGTGGAGGGCAAGACCCTGAGGATCGGTGCCAAGGTGGGTGAGAAGGGCCGCATCTTCGGCAGCGTCAACACCATCATGATCGCCGATGCGCTCAAGGCCATGGGCTTCGAGGTGGACCGCAAGAGCATCAAGATCAAGGGCGAAGCCATCAAAGCCGTCGGCAAGTACGAGGCCGAGGTGGCCTTCCACCGCGATGTGGTGCGCACCATCCCCTTCGAGGTGGTGGAGGAGTGA
- a CDS encoding aconitate hydratase has translation MSQIFDLDMIKAVYSRYPARVAAARKAVGRPLTLTEKILYAHLWDGEAKSAFNRGKDYVDFAPDRVAMQDATAQMALLQFSTTGRKKVAVPSTVHCDHLIQARVGAKQDLQDALLKSNEVFNFLESISNKYGIGFWKPGAGIIHQVVLEQYAFPGGMMIGTDSHTVNAGGLGMIAIGVGGADACDVMSGLAWELKWPKLIGVKLTGKLSGWASPKDVILKVAGILTVKGGTGAIVEYFGEGAESMSCTGKGTIANMGAEIGATTSTFSYDDSMRRYLKGTGRSEVAALADAIAEHLQGDPEVYADPAKYFDQVIEINLSELEPHINGPFTPDLAWPLSKFAAAVKENGWPAQLEVGLIGSCTNSSYEDLTRSASLAQQAVDKKLKAKSEFTITPGSEQVRYTAERDGILATFDKMGGVVLANACGPCIGQWARHSNDPNRKNSIITSFNRNFAARNDGNPNTHAFVASPEVVTALAIAGDLTFNPMTDELVNEEGKKVKLDEPKGIELPPKGFDVKDAGFVAPAADGSSVVVNVKPDSERLQLLEPFPAWDGKNITGAVVLIKAKGKCTTDHISMAGTWLKYRGHLDNISNNTLIGAINFFNGKANEVKNQLDGSYGPVPATQRAYKAAGQPSIVVGDQNYGEGSSREHAAMQPRHLGVKAVLVKSFARIHETNLKKQGMLALTFSNEADYDKIQEDDRIDFTDLTAFAPGKPLTLVLNHKDGSKDTIQVNHTYNAQQIEWFKAGGALNIIRAQQKG, from the coding sequence ATGAGCCAGATCTTCGACCTCGACATGATCAAGGCGGTGTACAGCCGCTACCCCGCCCGCGTCGCCGCCGCCCGCAAGGCCGTCGGTCGCCCGCTCACCCTCACCGAGAAGATCCTCTATGCCCACCTCTGGGACGGCGAGGCGAAGAGCGCCTTCAACCGCGGGAAGGACTATGTCGATTTCGCCCCGGACCGCGTGGCCATGCAGGACGCCACCGCCCAGATGGCCCTGCTGCAGTTCAGCACCACCGGCCGCAAGAAGGTGGCCGTGCCCAGCACCGTGCACTGCGACCACCTGATCCAGGCCCGCGTGGGTGCCAAGCAGGACCTGCAGGACGCGCTGCTGAAGAGCAACGAGGTCTTCAACTTCCTGGAGAGCATCAGCAACAAGTACGGCATCGGCTTCTGGAAGCCGGGTGCCGGTATCATCCACCAGGTGGTGCTGGAGCAATACGCCTTCCCCGGCGGCATGATGATCGGCACCGACAGCCACACGGTGAACGCCGGCGGCTTGGGCATGATCGCCATCGGTGTGGGCGGAGCCGACGCCTGCGACGTGATGAGCGGCCTGGCCTGGGAACTGAAGTGGCCCAAGCTCATCGGTGTGAAGCTCACCGGCAAGCTCAGCGGCTGGGCAAGCCCCAAGGACGTGATCCTGAAGGTGGCGGGCATCCTTACCGTGAAGGGCGGCACCGGCGCCATCGTGGAGTACTTCGGTGAAGGCGCCGAGAGCATGAGCTGCACCGGCAAGGGCACCATCGCCAACATGGGCGCCGAGATCGGGGCCACCACCAGCACCTTCAGCTACGACGACAGCATGCGCCGCTACCTGAAGGGCACCGGCCGTTCCGAGGTGGCCGCCCTGGCTGATGCCATCGCCGAGCACCTGCAGGGCGACCCCGAGGTGTACGCCGATCCCGCGAAGTACTTCGACCAGGTGATCGAGATCAACCTCAGCGAGCTGGAGCCGCACATCAACGGTCCCTTCACGCCCGACCTGGCGTGGCCGCTGAGCAAGTTCGCCGCCGCGGTGAAGGAGAACGGCTGGCCCGCGCAACTGGAGGTGGGCCTCATCGGTTCCTGCACCAACAGCAGCTACGAGGACCTCACCCGCAGCGCCAGCCTTGCGCAGCAGGCCGTGGACAAGAAGCTGAAGGCGAAGAGCGAGTTCACCATCACCCCGGGCAGCGAGCAGGTGCGTTACACCGCCGAGCGCGACGGCATCCTGGCCACCTTCGACAAGATGGGCGGCGTGGTGCTGGCCAATGCCTGCGGTCCCTGCATCGGCCAGTGGGCGCGCCACAGCAACGACCCGAACCGCAAGAACTCCATCATCACCTCGTTCAACCGCAACTTCGCCGCCCGCAACGACGGCAACCCCAACACGCACGCCTTCGTGGCCTCGCCCGAAGTGGTGACCGCGCTGGCCATCGCCGGTGACCTCACCTTCAACCCCATGACCGATGAGCTGGTCAACGAGGAGGGGAAGAAGGTGAAGCTGGATGAGCCCAAGGGCATTGAGCTGCCGCCGAAAGGCTTCGATGTGAAGGACGCCGGTTTCGTGGCGCCCGCTGCGGATGGCAGCAGTGTGGTGGTGAACGTGAAACCCGACAGCGAGCGTCTGCAGCTGCTGGAGCCCTTCCCCGCGTGGGACGGCAAGAACATCACCGGTGCGGTGGTGCTGATCAAGGCCAAGGGCAAGTGCACCACGGACCACATCAGCATGGCCGGCACCTGGCTGAAGTACCGCGGCCACCTGGACAACATCAGCAACAACACGCTGATCGGCGCCATCAACTTCTTCAACGGCAAGGCCAACGAGGTGAAGAACCAGCTCGACGGCAGCTATGGCCCCGTGCCCGCCACGCAACGCGCGTACAAGGCGGCCGGCCAGCCCAGCATCGTGGTGGGCGACCAGAACTACGGCGAGGGCAGCAGCCGCGAGCACGCGGCCATGCAGCCGCGCCACCTGGGTGTGAAGGCCGTGCTGGTGAAGAGCTTCGCCCGCATCCACGAGACCAACCTGAAGAAGCAGGGCATGCTCGCCCTCACGTTCAGCAACGAGGCCGACTACGACAAGATCCAGGAGGACGACCGCATCGACTTCACGGACCTCACCGCCTTCGCGCCCGGCAAGCCCCTCACGCTGGTGCTGAACCACAAGGACGGCTCGAAGGATACCATCCAGGTGAACCACACCTACAATGCCCAGCAGATCGAGTGGTTCAAGGCCGGCGGTGCGCTGAACATCATCCGCGCGCAGCAGAAGGGCTGA
- a CDS encoding porin family protein — MNTKHFLFATASFLLAGTASAQFTIGAKAGLNYSIYGTRIDPEPEEKPESDSGIGFHVGGFLNYNFSDKIGVRTELLYSARGTSFSEETTSSSSILGSTITTKTETDGSATASYIELPILLNFQATEGLSFQAGPGLGFLMGYKSKFDSKRTTTTTTGSTSTTTTSESSGDNSSTEGIRGMELGLAVGGNYQLENGLSFGLRYWRGLSTFNEETEFGPVTVKTNANVIQVSVGYAFIKD, encoded by the coding sequence ATGAACACCAAGCACTTCCTTTTCGCGACGGCGAGCTTTCTATTGGCGGGCACGGCGAGTGCCCAGTTCACCATCGGGGCGAAAGCCGGTCTCAACTACAGCATCTACGGCACCAGGATTGATCCGGAGCCGGAGGAGAAGCCCGAGAGCGACAGCGGCATCGGCTTCCACGTCGGTGGTTTCTTGAACTACAACTTCTCCGATAAGATCGGGGTGCGCACGGAGTTGCTGTACAGTGCCCGCGGCACTTCGTTCTCGGAGGAGACGACTTCCTCGTCATCCATCCTGGGCTCCACCATCACCACCAAGACCGAGACCGATGGCTCCGCGACGGCTTCTTACATCGAGCTGCCCATCCTGCTGAACTTCCAGGCCACCGAGGGATTGTCCTTCCAAGCTGGTCCGGGTCTCGGCTTCCTCATGGGGTACAAATCGAAGTTCGATTCCAAGCGGACCACCACCACCACCACAGGCAGCACCAGCACCACCACCACCAGCGAGTCGAGCGGGGATAACAGCTCCACGGAGGGCATCCGCGGCATGGAGCTGGGATTGGCGGTTGGCGGCAACTATCAGTTGGAGAATGGCCTGAGCTTCGGCCTGCGCTACTGGAGGGGGCTGAGCACCTTCAACGAGGAGACCGAATTCGGCCCCGTGACGGTGAAGACCAATGCCAACGTGATCCAGGTCTCGGTGGGCTACGCCTTCATCAAGGACTGA
- a CDS encoding OmpA family protein, which produces MRTFFVLLSLSASTMLMGQAIDTARTWVANGDFEQMDGKKLKRPGGIQYAKGWSSPTAKKADLFSENATVESTVSAPKNFAGEQMALSGSNYAGVRWWSYQNKEPRTYIQTQLKHKMKKDSLYCVRFYVTLGDLSKYSTGELGAWFGKDMVQKDDPASLTFDVTVPPVRTRVYNDMFSWQGVCGTYESKGNEEWMIIGNFAGNEKTPNEKAKRPRGETRPQVFSAYYYIDNVEVYPVKNRTSCSCEQLKDAESEFIFSRKGVTPPSMKPVEKADMQVFYFKRFQRSLDPSMDTWLNDLIAAMKADPSFKVELIGHVDATELDRTRVRPDLLELGKERAEAVRDALVEGGVEAARITVAGRDASEPADDGGSEVSMSKNRRVEVAVKK; this is translated from the coding sequence ATGCGCACCTTCTTCGTCCTGCTTTCCCTCTCCGCCAGCACCATGCTCATGGGCCAGGCGATTGATACCGCCCGGACCTGGGTGGCGAACGGCGACTTTGAGCAGATGGATGGAAAGAAGCTCAAACGGCCTGGCGGCATCCAGTATGCCAAGGGCTGGTCGTCGCCCACGGCGAAGAAGGCCGACCTTTTCAGCGAGAACGCGACCGTGGAAAGCACGGTGAGCGCCCCGAAGAACTTCGCCGGGGAGCAGATGGCGCTCAGCGGTTCGAACTACGCAGGGGTGCGCTGGTGGAGCTACCAGAACAAGGAGCCGCGCACCTACATCCAGACGCAGCTCAAGCACAAGATGAAGAAGGACTCGCTCTACTGCGTGCGGTTCTATGTCACCCTCGGAGACCTCAGCAAGTATTCCACGGGGGAACTGGGTGCGTGGTTCGGGAAGGACATGGTGCAGAAGGACGATCCTGCCAGCCTCACCTTCGATGTCACCGTGCCCCCCGTGCGCACCCGTGTCTACAACGACATGTTCAGCTGGCAGGGCGTCTGCGGCACCTACGAGAGCAAGGGCAACGAGGAGTGGATGATCATCGGCAACTTCGCGGGCAACGAGAAGACCCCCAATGAGAAGGCCAAGCGCCCGCGGGGCGAGACGCGCCCCCAGGTCTTCTCCGCCTACTACTACATTGACAACGTGGAGGTCTACCCGGTGAAGAACCGGACCTCCTGCTCCTGCGAGCAACTGAAGGATGCGGAGAGCGAGTTCATCTTCAGCCGCAAAGGCGTCACCCCGCCCAGCATGAAGCCGGTGGAGAAGGCCGATATGCAGGTGTTCTACTTCAAGCGCTTCCAGCGCTCCCTCGACCCCTCCATGGATACCTGGCTCAATGACCTCATCGCCGCGATGAAGGCGGACCCCTCGTTCAAGGTGGAGCTCATCGGCCATGTGGATGCCACGGAGCTGGACCGCACGCGCGTGCGTCCCGACCTGCTGGAGCTGGGCAAGGAACGTGCTGAGGCCGTTCGCGATGCGCTGGTGGAAGGCGGGGTCGAGGCTGCGCGGATCACCGTGGCGGGCCGTGATGCCTCCGAGCCCGCCGATGATGGCGGTTCCGAGGTGAGCATGAGCAAGAACCGGCGGGTGGAGGTGGCCGTCAAGAAGTGA
- a CDS encoding TM2 domain-containing protein — MKLSSLYLPMLGIAVGLASCSVERTAFVNGSSIEWSRKHSSQVERKDASAPKVTAASYEVTAERVAPVETMEAAPSITAEVVKEAAVATGSKRVARAANKVMSTDAAAVTVGMESIDEEGQAWASVGAPAKAAKGGGKSQLIALILCVVVGGLGIHRFYLGYIWQGVVQLLTGGGCGVWALIDLIRIIMGTLEPKDGRYSQTL, encoded by the coding sequence ATGAAGCTCTCTTCCTTGTACCTCCCCATGCTGGGAATCGCCGTAGGTCTCGCTTCCTGCTCTGTGGAGCGCACGGCCTTCGTCAATGGCAGCTCCATCGAATGGTCGCGCAAGCATTCCAGCCAGGTTGAGCGCAAGGATGCCAGCGCTCCCAAGGTGACCGCTGCGTCCTACGAGGTGACCGCTGAGCGCGTGGCGCCCGTGGAGACCATGGAGGCTGCGCCCTCGATCACCGCTGAGGTGGTGAAGGAGGCCGCTGTGGCCACCGGCTCGAAGCGCGTGGCCCGTGCCGCGAACAAGGTGATGAGCACCGATGCAGCCGCCGTCACGGTGGGCATGGAGTCCATCGACGAGGAGGGCCAGGCCTGGGCCTCCGTGGGCGCGCCTGCCAAGGCCGCCAAGGGCGGCGGCAAGAGCCAGCTGATCGCGCTGATCCTCTGCGTGGTCGTCGGCGGCCTTGGGATCCACCGTTTCTACCTGGGCTACATCTGGCAGGGCGTGGTTCAGCTCCTGACCGGCGGTGGCTGCGGCGTGTGGGCGCTCATCGACCTCATCCGCATCATCATGGGTACCCTGGAGCCGAAGGATGGCCGGTACTCGCAAACGCTTTGA
- a CDS encoding DUF2752 domain-containing protein, with protein sequence MCLSVILFDQECYGCGMTRACQHMIHGEFEAAARYNRMAFIVLPILIFGWGMEVRATYRKLNGAKAAGDSTQA encoded by the coding sequence ATGTGCCTGTCCGTCATCCTGTTCGACCAGGAGTGCTACGGCTGCGGCATGACCCGCGCCTGCCAGCACATGATACACGGTGAGTTCGAGGCGGCGGCCCGCTACAACCGCATGGCGTTCATCGTGCTCCCCATCCTCATCTTCGGCTGGGGCATGGAAGTGCGGGCCACCTATCGGAAGCTCAACGGGGCCAAGGCTGCCGGCGATTCAACCCAAGCCTGA
- a CDS encoding MFS transporter, with amino-acid sequence MSTKGDARIVRAWTMYDWANSAYSLTITSAVFPMFYVGITDAYGAERFIDRFGVPAASLYSYALSAGFLLVALVVPLLSGIADRRGNKLNYLKFFCYLGAASCAGLYFFSVDRLWIGLACVVLACAGFSGSLVFYDAYLPEIAAKRDHDRISARGYTMGYIGSVILLVINLLMVMDPDGDGTTLLGIPDEGGYAARLTFISVAIWWVGWAQWPFRLLPDRAGPAPEEKHVIWSGYQELRKVWLQLTHLPRLKRYLGAFFVFNMGIQTVMYLAVSFAKQEVRQPDGSPIADDSLIISVLIIQLLAALGAMAFVRLSRLFGNVRTLLIGCAAWVMACVIAWRVQWTHEFYGLAALVGSIMGGCQALSRSTYAKFLPTTRDTASFFSFYDVSYYLGTVLGTLVYGAVYQVTGDLRNTAVALGLFFIIGGALLLRVPDEERPMPAEG; translated from the coding sequence ATGAGCACCAAGGGGGATGCCCGGATCGTGCGGGCGTGGACCATGTACGATTGGGCGAATTCCGCCTATTCGCTCACGATCACCAGCGCGGTCTTTCCCATGTTCTACGTAGGGATCACCGACGCCTATGGCGCGGAGCGCTTCATCGATCGGTTCGGGGTGCCGGCGGCCTCCCTTTATTCCTATGCGCTGTCGGCGGGCTTCCTCCTGGTGGCGCTTGTGGTTCCGCTGCTCAGCGGGATCGCCGACCGCCGGGGCAACAAGCTCAACTACCTCAAGTTCTTCTGCTACCTGGGCGCTGCGAGCTGCGCCGGGCTCTATTTCTTCAGCGTCGACCGGCTCTGGATCGGCCTGGCCTGCGTGGTGCTCGCCTGCGCCGGCTTCTCCGGCAGCCTCGTCTTCTACGATGCCTACCTGCCCGAGATCGCCGCGAAGCGCGACCATGACCGGATCAGTGCACGCGGCTACACCATGGGCTACATCGGTAGCGTCATCCTGCTGGTGATCAATCTGCTCATGGTGATGGACCCCGACGGGGATGGGACCACGCTCCTGGGGATCCCGGATGAGGGCGGCTACGCTGCGCGCCTCACCTTCATCAGCGTGGCCATCTGGTGGGTCGGCTGGGCGCAATGGCCCTTCCGCCTGCTGCCCGACAGGGCAGGCCCGGCCCCGGAGGAGAAGCATGTCATCTGGAGCGGCTATCAGGAGCTGCGCAAGGTGTGGCTGCAGCTCACGCACCTGCCCCGGCTGAAGCGCTACCTCGGCGCCTTCTTCGTCTTCAACATGGGCATCCAGACCGTGATGTACCTGGCCGTGAGCTTCGCCAAGCAGGAGGTGAGGCAGCCTGACGGCAGCCCCATCGCCGATGACAGCCTGATCATCAGCGTCCTGATCATCCAGCTGCTGGCCGCGCTCGGCGCCATGGCCTTCGTGCGCCTGAGCCGCCTCTTCGGCAACGTCCGCACACTGCTCATCGGCTGCGCAGCATGGGTGATGGCCTGCGTCATCGCATGGCGTGTGCAGTGGACCCACGAGTTCTACGGCTTGGCGGCCCTGGTGGGCTCCATCATGGGGGGGTGCCAGGCCCTGAGCCGGAGCACCTATGCCAAGTTCCTTCCGACGACCAGGGACACCGCCTCCTTCTTCAGCTTCTACGATGTGAGCTACTACCTGGGGACGGTGCTCGGCACGCTGGTCTATGGCGCGGTCTACCAGGTCACGGGCGACCTGCGCAACACCGCCGTGGCGCTGGGCCTCTTCTTCATCATCGGCGGCGCACTTCTGCTGCGCGTCCCGGATGAGGAGCGGCCGATGCCCGCTGAGGGCTGA
- the lhgO gene encoding L-2-hydroxyglutarate oxidase — protein MSDERIWDVVIVGGGIVGAATLYKLQARFPHLRILLLEKEKALADHQTGNNSGVIHSGIYYKPGSYKARNCVDGRRELVRFAREHGVKHDICGKLIVATEQAELSRLDRIWTHGEANGIEDMRRVTAEEIREIEPYCSGIAGIRVGCTGIIDFRGATNRMAESALTLQPESRVALGEEFLGIASADHGSTVRTAKGTCRTRFAIFCGGLQSDRLAKRDGVSFPERIVGFRGDYYELSEQGRHKVKHLIYPVPDPRFPFLGVHFTRMTDGSIECGPNAVFTFKREGYGKTDFDLRDTLDALSYGGTWRLFLRNMGYGINEYRRAFSKRLFLRTLQRLIPSLTMDDIEPGRAGVRAMLLGTDGNMVDDFRIERIGNRIHVLNAPSPAATAALAIGGHITEMAAREFGLGAGA, from the coding sequence ATGAGCGACGAGCGCATTTGGGACGTTGTGATCGTGGGAGGGGGCATCGTGGGAGCGGCCACCCTGTACAAGCTCCAGGCGCGGTTCCCGCATCTCCGCATCCTGCTCTTGGAGAAGGAGAAGGCGCTGGCCGATCACCAGACCGGGAACAACAGCGGCGTCATCCATAGCGGCATCTACTACAAGCCGGGCAGCTACAAGGCGCGCAACTGCGTGGACGGCCGCCGCGAGCTGGTGCGTTTCGCGCGTGAGCATGGCGTCAAGCACGACATCTGCGGAAAGCTCATCGTGGCCACTGAACAGGCCGAGCTGTCGCGCCTGGACCGTATCTGGACGCATGGGGAGGCCAATGGGATCGAGGATATGCGCCGCGTGACGGCCGAGGAGATACGCGAGATCGAGCCCTATTGCTCCGGCATCGCCGGCATCCGCGTCGGGTGCACCGGCATCATCGACTTCAGGGGGGCCACCAACCGCATGGCCGAATCGGCCCTGACGCTGCAGCCGGAGAGCCGCGTGGCCTTGGGCGAGGAGTTCCTTGGCATCGCAAGCGCCGACCATGGGAGCACGGTGCGCACGGCCAAGGGGACCTGCCGCACCCGGTTCGCCATCTTCTGCGGCGGCCTGCAGAGCGACCGATTGGCCAAGCGCGACGGCGTTTCCTTCCCCGAGCGCATCGTCGGCTTCAGGGGCGACTATTACGAGCTCTCCGAGCAGGGCCGCCACAAGGTGAAGCATCTGATCTACCCGGTGCCCGATCCGCGCTTCCCTTTCCTGGGGGTTCATTTCACGCGCATGACCGATGGCAGCATCGAATGCGGACCCAATGCCGTGTTCACCTTCAAGCGCGAGGGCTACGGCAAGACCGATTTCGACCTGAGGGACACCCTGGATGCCCTTTCCTACGGGGGCACCTGGCGCTTGTTCCTCCGCAACATGGGCTACGGCATCAATGAGTACCGGAGGGCCTTCAGCAAGCGGCTGTTCCTGCGCACGCTCCAGCGATTGATCCCCTCGCTCACCATGGACGACATCGAGCCGGGTCGCGCAGGCGTGCGTGCCATGCTGCTGGGCACCGACGGCAACATGGTCGATGATTTCCGCATCGAGCGCATCGGCAACCGCATCCATGTGCTCAATGCGCCATCACCCGCCGCCACGGCGGCGCTGGCGATAGGAGGGCACATCACGGAGATGGCTGCCCGTGAATTCGGGCTGGGCGCCGGCGCCTAG